A genomic segment from Peribacillus sp. ACCC06369 encodes:
- a CDS encoding LysR family transcriptional regulator — MNIEQLEYIIKVAEVNSISTASESLHISQSGISMAITSLEKELGIKIFKRSRLGTIPTEDGKEIIQKALEVLSKLEEIRDSAQIHSDTMEKELRLSSTQGLFLTVLPKSLALFKKKYPEVKIMIEEKGGQEITEDILNDKIDIGLLNIPRVKPKENELEFQPLMEAKVIVSVSKNSPLVNRKSITPQELLDQDLVVYNGPRMKTFIKEFFTLYGEMNILFFTNNTEIIKKTVAEGLAISFSYDIGINSDPYFLSGELVAIPLVELENNSMEFGYVRSKKQHFSKAAREFIKCLEFYTTLKY; from the coding sequence ATGAATATTGAACAATTGGAATATATCATTAAGGTAGCCGAGGTTAACTCGATTTCCACGGCTTCAGAAAGCCTTCATATCTCTCAATCTGGAATCAGCATGGCCATTACGAGTTTGGAGAAGGAATTAGGTATAAAAATCTTCAAGAGGTCACGATTAGGAACCATACCTACAGAAGATGGAAAGGAAATCATCCAGAAAGCTCTTGAAGTATTAAGCAAATTGGAAGAAATAAGAGACAGTGCCCAAATACATTCAGATACGATGGAAAAAGAGTTACGCCTATCATCTACACAAGGTTTATTTCTTACGGTTTTACCTAAATCATTAGCGTTATTTAAGAAGAAGTATCCCGAGGTGAAAATTATGATTGAAGAGAAAGGGGGACAAGAGATAACCGAAGATATACTGAATGATAAGATAGACATCGGACTATTAAATATCCCAAGGGTTAAACCGAAAGAAAATGAGTTGGAATTTCAGCCCCTAATGGAAGCAAAAGTGATTGTGTCGGTCAGTAAGAATTCCCCTCTAGTGAACCGGAAAAGCATAACCCCACAAGAGCTGCTGGACCAAGATTTAGTCGTCTACAATGGACCAAGAATGAAGACATTTATTAAAGAATTTTTTACTCTATACGGTGAGATGAATATTTTGTTTTTCACAAATAATACAGAGATTATCAAAAAAACGGTCGCTGAAGGATTAGCCATTTCCTTTTCGTATGATATTGGAATTAACAGCGATCCCTATTTCCTAAGCGGGGAACTTGTGGCTATTCCTTTGGTGGAGCTAGAAAATAATTCAATGGAATTCGGTTACGTTCGCTCTAAGAAGCAACATTTTTCAAAAGCTGCAAGAGAGTTTATTAAATGTCTCGAATTCTACACTACTCTTAAATATTAG
- a CDS encoding MFS transporter yields the protein MQLYASKKRKLMISGLLFVGMILSFFDRVAINVGIIPIADEFHLNTSQTGFLISIFFVSYSLMQPLGGWMTDKYGARVMVTVSLFSWSLFTVMSGFAWSFMSLLFIRFLFGLGEGPFYPASMSTIRDNFPEEERGRANSFFLSAQNIGGILGTALAASMVVAFGWRGLFTIAGILGILISFGIWFILKPQETQAVKKDKPKQKKVALKLLFKIENIWKLITFKFISNIINYGLITWMPIYLVKEKGVDLIAAGGLLAIPYIFGFLMFNVSGWLLDKHMANREKYLAAAGALLSAIFLFLMSNATSIALIITYLTLNSVALSFFGTVLYTIIIKYSPKELTGSASGLVTFAGQIAGAVSPLALGLIISLFNDSYNAAFLFLVITALLGTVVAVSIKNNRAQPAKEYEKTTTIV from the coding sequence ATGCAGCTGTATGCAAGTAAGAAACGAAAATTAATGATTAGCGGCCTTTTATTTGTTGGAATGATTTTAAGCTTTTTTGATCGTGTTGCCATAAATGTCGGTATTATTCCAATTGCAGATGAGTTTCATCTCAATACGTCCCAGACAGGTTTTTTAATCAGTATATTTTTTGTTAGTTACTCTCTCATGCAACCGCTTGGTGGATGGATGACCGATAAGTACGGAGCCAGAGTCATGGTTACTGTTTCTTTATTCAGTTGGTCTTTGTTCACGGTAATGTCGGGGTTTGCTTGGTCATTTATGTCTTTATTATTCATCCGTTTTCTGTTCGGGTTAGGTGAAGGGCCTTTCTATCCTGCCAGTATGTCCACTATAAGAGATAACTTCCCGGAAGAAGAACGGGGCCGGGCAAATTCGTTTTTCCTATCTGCCCAGAATATTGGCGGGATATTAGGTACTGCACTTGCCGCTTCCATGGTGGTGGCTTTCGGTTGGCGGGGCTTGTTTACCATTGCCGGAATTCTAGGGATATTAATTTCTTTCGGAATTTGGTTCATTCTAAAGCCTCAAGAAACTCAAGCGGTTAAAAAAGATAAACCGAAACAAAAAAAGGTAGCTCTGAAACTTTTATTTAAAATTGAAAACATTTGGAAACTCATAACTTTCAAGTTTATATCAAATATTATCAACTATGGTCTGATCACTTGGATGCCTATATATTTGGTTAAGGAAAAAGGGGTTGATTTAATAGCAGCCGGGGGTTTATTGGCAATCCCTTATATTTTTGGTTTCTTGATGTTTAATGTAAGCGGTTGGCTTCTGGATAAGCATATGGCTAACCGGGAGAAGTATCTTGCTGCTGCAGGTGCTTTATTATCGGCAATTTTTCTCTTTTTAATGTCTAACGCCACGTCTATAGCACTTATCATCACTTATCTCACTCTCAACTCCGTAGCGCTGTCCTTCTTTGGAACCGTTCTATACACGATCATCATAAAATACTCACCAAAGGAACTTACGGGCTCTGCATCGGGACTCGTAACTTTTGCCGGTCAAATTGCAGGTGCGGTTTCTCCTTTAGCCCTCGGTTTGATTATCAGTTTGTTTAATGACTCCTATAATGCAGCTTTCCTGTTTTTGGTGATAACGGCGCTATTGGGAACGGTTGTTGCCGTATCTATTAAAAATAATCGGGCACAGCCAGCTAAAGAATACGAAAAAACAACTACCATAGTTTAA